One window from the genome of Commensalibacter oyaizuii encodes:
- the fabD gene encoding ACP S-malonyltransferase, protein MPVCAFLFPGQGSQYVGMGKALAEAFPVAREVFEELDETLKQPLSKLMMEGPEDELTLTQNTQPALMAHSIAVIRVLEKEANLDLTKIIKCSAGHSLGEYSALCTAGVFNFATTASLLRLRGDAMQNSLPKGTGGMAALLGSDMAQAKIICDQSSKVDSMVAVANDNGAGQVVISGHLDAIDRAIALASEMGIRRAIKLAVSAPFHSPLMQPAAQKMQEALSNTSIQPLKFPVIANVTAKPYQDTKEIEKLLVQQVTAPVRWAETMQLMIDQDVEIFFEIGAGKVLSNLMRRTARDRQVYSIGEPEDIDQFVNVFSR, encoded by the coding sequence ATGCCTGTTTGTGCATTTCTCTTCCCCGGTCAGGGAAGTCAATATGTAGGTATGGGAAAAGCGCTTGCCGAAGCTTTTCCTGTTGCTCGTGAGGTTTTTGAAGAGCTAGATGAGACATTAAAGCAACCCCTTTCTAAATTAATGATGGAAGGGCCTGAGGACGAGTTAACGTTAACACAAAATACTCAGCCAGCGTTGATGGCGCATTCCATAGCAGTAATTCGCGTTTTAGAAAAAGAGGCTAATTTAGATTTAACAAAAATCATAAAATGTTCTGCTGGACATTCTTTGGGTGAATATTCAGCTTTGTGTACTGCTGGAGTGTTTAATTTTGCAACGACGGCGTCTTTATTACGGTTGCGTGGTGACGCCATGCAAAATTCATTGCCAAAGGGTACAGGGGGAATGGCTGCGTTATTAGGTTCAGATATGGCCCAAGCCAAAATTATTTGTGATCAAAGTAGCAAAGTCGATTCTATGGTTGCAGTTGCTAACGATAATGGTGCAGGTCAAGTCGTTATTTCTGGGCATTTGGATGCTATTGATCGTGCCATTGCTTTAGCCTCTGAAATGGGGATTCGTAGAGCCATTAAACTGGCAGTGTCAGCACCATTTCATAGTCCGTTAATGCAACCAGCAGCACAAAAAATGCAAGAAGCATTGTCAAACACTTCTATTCAGCCTTTGAAGTTTCCAGTGATTGCCAATGTGACAGCCAAACCTTATCAAGATACAAAAGAGATTGAAAAATTATTGGTTCAGCAGGTAACGGCACCTGTGCGTTGGGCTGAAACAATGCAGTTAATGATTGATCAAGACGTTGAAATTTTCTTTGAAATTGGTGCGGGTAAGGTATTATCAAATTTAATGCGTCGTACCGCCCGTGATCGTCAAGTTTACTCAATTGGGGAACCTGAGGATATTGATCAATTTGTAAATGTTTTTTCGCGTTAA
- the bioB gene encoding biotin synthase BioB has translation MLAHKIDSVLPPLEQAFPIRHDWTKEEIAALFALPMPELMFKAQLAHRTYFDPTQIQVATLLSIKSGGCPEDCAYCPQSAKHAEKIKADRLMAVDEVLKRAKAAKEEGATRFCMGAAWRSPKDHDLETVCAMIEGVKNLGLETCVTLGMLNLEQTLKLKQAGLDYYNHNLDTSEEHYEKIISTRTYQDRLDTLAFVRDAGIKVCCGGILGMNEQEIDRANMIKTLANLPKHPESVPINLLIRVKGTPLEDAQPIDPMDFIRTIAVTRITMPQSYVRLAAGRTEMSAEMQTLCYLAGVNSIFLGERLLTCPNPEKSSDLTLFNKLGLKIASKTVEASA, from the coding sequence ATGCTTGCCCACAAGATTGACTCTGTTTTACCTCCTTTGGAACAGGCGTTTCCTATTCGTCACGATTGGACAAAAGAAGAAATTGCTGCCCTATTTGCCCTTCCCATGCCAGAATTAATGTTCAAAGCACAATTAGCGCACAGAACTTATTTTGATCCAACCCAGATTCAAGTGGCAACATTGCTGTCAATCAAGAGTGGAGGCTGTCCAGAGGACTGTGCCTATTGCCCACAAAGTGCAAAACATGCTGAAAAAATTAAAGCCGATCGCTTAATGGCCGTTGACGAAGTTTTAAAAAGAGCCAAGGCAGCCAAAGAAGAAGGGGCAACACGCTTTTGTATGGGGGCTGCATGGCGTTCGCCCAAGGATCACGATTTAGAAACCGTTTGTGCCATGATTGAAGGGGTCAAAAATCTTGGTCTTGAAACCTGTGTAACCTTGGGCATGCTAAATCTGGAACAAACATTAAAATTAAAGCAAGCTGGGCTTGATTACTATAATCATAACCTTGATACATCTGAAGAACATTACGAGAAAATTATTTCAACACGCACATACCAAGATCGCTTGGACACGCTGGCATTTGTGCGTGATGCTGGTATTAAAGTATGCTGTGGCGGGATTTTAGGCATGAACGAGCAAGAAATCGACCGTGCCAATATGATTAAAACCCTTGCAAACCTTCCCAAACACCCAGAAAGTGTTCCCATTAATTTATTAATCCGCGTTAAGGGTACCCCGTTAGAAGATGCACAACCCATTGATCCTATGGATTTTATACGCACAATTGCTGTGACACGCATTACCATGCCACAAAGTTATGTTCGCCTTGCTGCTGGCAGAACAGAAATGAGCGCTGAAATGCAAACCTTGTGTTATTTGGCAGGGGTCAATTCTATTTTCTTAGGGGAAAGATTGTTAACGTGTCCAAATCCTGAAAAAAGCAGCGATTTGACCCTATTTAACAAATTAGGGCTCAAAATTGCTTCCAAAACTGTTGAAGCCTCTGCTTAA
- a CDS encoding YdcF family protein, producing MMQPIVIFGAALKKDATPHCALIARIQAATQYGMRYKDPLYIVTGGNPKAGLTEAAAMKTLLLQAGIHQDRIICEDQAKNTVESVILSSILLKQLNFVQKQNSVTLVSSPYHLPRCGWLMFLSGWRVCLVGSVGKASRSFIKCWYWRLREIPAIICDSFRLFF from the coding sequence ATGATGCAACCTATTGTAATTTTTGGGGCTGCATTAAAAAAAGATGCAACACCTCATTGTGCATTAATTGCTAGAATTCAGGCAGCTACACAATATGGAATGCGATATAAGGATCCTTTGTATATTGTAACGGGTGGCAATCCCAAAGCAGGTTTAACCGAGGCTGCTGCTATGAAGACCTTGTTACTGCAAGCTGGTATTCATCAAGATCGTATTATTTGTGAAGACCAAGCAAAGAATACGGTGGAATCTGTTATTTTGAGCAGCATCTTACTAAAGCAATTAAATTTTGTTCAAAAGCAAAATTCTGTCACATTGGTTTCAAGCCCTTATCATTTACCGCGATGCGGATGGTTGATGTTCTTATCGGGGTGGCGCGTTTGCCTCGTGGGAAGTGTTGGTAAAGCTTCGCGCTCTTTTATTAAATGTTGGTATTGGCGTTTACGTGAAATTCCTGCAATTATATGTGATAGTTTTCGCCTATTTTTTTAA
- a CDS encoding enoyl-CoA hydratase/isomerase family protein — protein MKRWIIAQEKGQLGILTLNRPQALNAIDGVLQREIIDQLECWKIAEHIKVIIINSSQPKAFCAGGDIRQITTFLKQGDYEQAIGIFKHNYELVNYVAHYPKSVVSVMDGITMGGGIGLGAFVPYRIVTERSVLAMPEVMIGLTPDAGSNLLFGKAPGYTGLRAMLTGLRFQAEDAIRLGFADYIVPSIEIEALISQLETANPEELLQPYKRDLQFDPQFLQEVKQVYDSPDIETIITNLETCNFNWAKTDMQAMQAACPFSLWITYKAWHRKLRDLGEVLQQDLNLISHLIARPDFIEGVRASVIDKDRNPKWDRGKVSSDLVDMCFTTAHQF, from the coding sequence ATGAAACGTTGGATTATTGCTCAGGAAAAGGGACAATTAGGTATATTAACATTAAACCGCCCACAGGCATTAAATGCGATTGATGGTGTGTTGCAACGTGAAATTATAGATCAATTAGAATGCTGGAAGATCGCAGAACATATTAAAGTAATTATTATAAATAGTAGTCAGCCGAAAGCATTTTGTGCAGGTGGAGATATTCGACAAATCACCACATTTTTAAAACAGGGTGATTACGAACAAGCCATAGGCATATTTAAACATAATTACGAGCTGGTAAATTACGTTGCACATTACCCCAAGTCTGTGGTCAGCGTGATGGATGGCATTACAATGGGGGGTGGGATTGGTCTTGGTGCGTTTGTCCCGTATCGCATCGTTACCGAACGATCAGTTTTAGCGATGCCAGAGGTAATGATTGGATTAACCCCAGATGCTGGCAGTAATTTATTGTTTGGTAAAGCCCCAGGTTATACTGGACTAAGGGCGATGTTAACAGGATTACGCTTTCAAGCAGAAGATGCTATTCGACTGGGATTTGCTGATTATATTGTTCCTTCTATTGAAATAGAAGCATTAATATCGCAACTTGAAACTGCCAATCCAGAGGAATTATTACAACCCTATAAGCGTGATTTACAGTTTGACCCGCAGTTTTTACAAGAAGTTAAACAGGTCTATGATTCCCCAGATATAGAGACAATTATAACGAATTTAGAGACATGTAATTTTAATTGGGCAAAAACAGATATGCAGGCAATGCAAGCCGCATGTCCCTTTTCTTTATGGATTACTTACAAGGCTTGGCATCGCAAACTGCGCGATTTGGGCGAAGTTTTACAACAGGATTTGAATTTGATCAGCCATTTAATCGCTCGTCCTGATTTTATAGAAGGTGTCAGAGCCAGTGTAATTGATAAAGACAGAAATCCGAAATGGGATCGCGGCAAGGTTTCCTCTGATCTTGTTGATATGTGTTTTACAACAGCACATCAATTCTAA
- the fabG gene encoding 3-oxoacyl-[acyl-carrier-protein] reductase — MFSLEGKVALVTGASGGIGSAIAHALVKQGATVVLSGTREAALKSVQEQLGGEVKAKIQVANLGDPESVTGLIPKAEALAGGSIDILVNNAGLTRDTLALRMKESDWQTVLDIDLSVPFRLSQVAIKGMMRKRFGRIINIASIVGVTGNPGQTNYSAAKAGLIGMSKSLALEVASRGITVNVVAPGFIETAMTDQLTDLQKEKLLEKIPCPRMGKVEDIAAAVVYLASNEAQWVTGSTLHVNGGMAMI, encoded by the coding sequence ATGTTTAGTTTAGAGGGTAAAGTTGCCTTGGTAACGGGTGCATCAGGGGGGATTGGTAGTGCTATTGCCCATGCTTTGGTTAAACAAGGTGCAACAGTTGTTTTATCAGGGACCAGAGAAGCCGCATTAAAATCAGTGCAAGAACAACTTGGTGGAGAAGTAAAAGCAAAGATTCAGGTTGCCAATTTGGGGGATCCCGAATCCGTAACAGGATTAATTCCTAAAGCTGAGGCATTAGCTGGTGGTTCTATAGATATTTTGGTGAATAATGCAGGTTTAACTCGTGATACATTAGCATTACGTATGAAAGAATCTGACTGGCAAACTGTTTTAGATATTGATCTATCTGTTCCTTTTCGCCTCAGTCAAGTTGCAATTAAAGGTATGATGCGCAAACGTTTTGGCAGAATTATTAACATAGCTTCTATTGTTGGTGTGACGGGAAATCCAGGACAGACAAATTATTCCGCAGCCAAGGCAGGATTGATTGGGATGAGCAAATCTTTGGCATTAGAGGTTGCAAGTCGTGGTATCACTGTCAATGTTGTTGCACCTGGTTTTATTGAAACAGCAATGACTGATCAGTTGACAGATCTTCAAAAAGAAAAATTATTAGAAAAAATTCCATGCCCTCGAATGGGTAAAGTAGAGGATATAGCTGCAGCTGTAGTTTATTTGGCATCTAATGAGGCACAATGGGTAACGGGGTCAACATTGCACGTTAATGGTGGTATGGCTATGATATAA
- a CDS encoding ferritin-like domain-containing protein, with amino-acid sequence MKHWDIEQIKWDQFDPSLIDQEVLPLIKAASVVERNSVDYTVYLNNIFADDPEMKKLFQDWENEEVQHGEALGRWGMLADPNWDYKDSFERFRNFYKIDMDAQNSIRGSQAGEFIARAMVEVGTSSYYSALADYVKEPVLKDICRRIAGDEFRHFKLFYDGMKKYLEKDNLSKWQRAKIALGRIIESQDDELASAYHITNEPEGMPYNHKRCIALYMVKAMPLYQRHHVVRVVNMAFKTIGWMPSTKWQDRLAGLGMTLIKKQQKSYAKQVVNL; translated from the coding sequence ATGAAGCATTGGGATATTGAGCAGATCAAATGGGATCAGTTTGATCCTTCTCTTATTGATCAGGAAGTGTTACCTTTAATCAAAGCTGCATCGGTTGTCGAGCGTAACAGTGTTGATTATACTGTATATCTCAATAATATTTTTGCTGATGACCCTGAAATGAAGAAACTTTTTCAGGATTGGGAAAACGAAGAAGTACAGCATGGCGAGGCATTAGGTCGTTGGGGAATGCTTGCAGATCCAAATTGGGATTATAAAGATTCATTTGAACGATTTAGGAATTTTTATAAAATCGATATGGATGCTCAAAATTCCATTCGTGGTTCGCAGGCTGGAGAATTTATCGCAAGGGCCATGGTAGAAGTTGGAACATCTTCATATTACAGTGCTTTGGCTGATTACGTAAAAGAACCAGTATTAAAAGATATTTGCCGTCGTATTGCTGGGGATGAATTCCGTCATTTTAAATTATTTTACGACGGAATGAAAAAATATTTAGAGAAGGATAATCTCTCTAAATGGCAGCGTGCTAAAATTGCTCTTGGTCGTATTATTGAAAGTCAGGATGATGAATTGGCGTCCGCTTATCATATTACAAACGAGCCAGAAGGGATGCCTTATAATCATAAACGGTGTATAGCATTATATATGGTCAAAGCTATGCCTTTATATCAGCGTCATCACGTGGTTCGAGTGGTAAATATGGCATTTAAGACGATTGGTTGGATGCCCTCTACCAAGTGGCAGGATCGTCTGGCAGGATTAGGGATGACGCTTATAAAAAAACAGCAGAAATCTTATGCTAAACAAGTAGTTAATTTATGA
- a CDS encoding class I SAM-dependent methyltransferase, whose protein sequence is MTQKKDPRDISLSQQYEAYPYPERNPQDEKKRLFIGSPSHLNEIDYWVFGGKRSSEQPLRVLVAGCGTGDAAIMIAQQMARRNRSGEVVCLDRAGAVLTVVQERAKVRNLTNLSYIQGSILDLPNLDLGQFDYIDCCGVLHHLPDPAHALGILKGALKTGGGIGLMVYAPHGRTGVYMLQDALSYLAPIHDVPAKRLDVAKRVMRHLPKTAWLHYNKNFGDHLTGGDAGLYDLLLNPRDQAYTIDAFWNLLDQVGFKVNALIEPARYNPKYLIADPKIREKIDQLDYRCQAVVAEGLAGNMATHVAYVRKAEDDFSMADPYAMDSIPFMREMPGEVLVGQILPSNLLPFSFGMLTVMIPLPAQARGFLGLIDGQRSLGEIIDIVKKRGVPEEKIIPMWKETFDSLQSINQVFVRSS, encoded by the coding sequence ATGACACAAAAAAAAGATCCACGAGATATTAGCCTTTCCCAACAATACGAGGCATACCCTTATCCTGAACGTAATCCTCAGGATGAAAAAAAACGGTTATTTATTGGTAGTCCAAGTCATTTAAATGAGATTGATTATTGGGTTTTCGGTGGCAAGCGATCTTCTGAACAACCCTTACGCGTTTTGGTTGCTGGATGCGGGACTGGGGATGCAGCAATCATGATTGCCCAGCAAATGGCGCGTCGCAACCGTTCGGGCGAGGTCGTTTGCCTGGATCGTGCTGGTGCGGTTTTAACCGTTGTTCAAGAACGTGCTAAGGTCAGAAATCTTACCAATCTAAGTTATATTCAAGGGTCCATTTTGGATTTACCTAACTTGGACTTGGGACAGTTTGATTATATTGATTGTTGTGGCGTTTTACATCATTTGCCTGATCCCGCCCATGCACTGGGCATATTAAAAGGGGCGTTAAAAACAGGGGGAGGAATCGGATTGATGGTTTATGCCCCCCACGGTCGTACAGGGGTTTATATGCTACAGGATGCCCTGTCCTATCTTGCGCCCATTCATGACGTGCCAGCCAAACGATTGGATGTTGCAAAGCGAGTAATGCGCCATTTACCCAAGACCGCATGGTTGCATTATAATAAAAATTTCGGTGATCATTTAACGGGTGGCGATGCTGGATTATACGATTTGTTATTAAACCCAAGAGATCAGGCTTATACTATTGATGCGTTTTGGAATTTGCTGGATCAGGTTGGATTTAAAGTAAATGCTTTGATAGAACCCGCGCGTTATAATCCAAAATATTTAATTGCTGATCCTAAGATTCGTGAAAAAATAGATCAATTAGATTATCGATGTCAGGCCGTTGTCGCAGAAGGATTGGCAGGCAATATGGCAACGCATGTTGCTTATGTGCGTAAGGCTGAGGATGATTTTTCCATGGCAGATCCGTATGCTATGGATAGTATTCCCTTTATGCGAGAAATGCCAGGTGAGGTTTTAGTCGGACAAATTTTACCTTCTAATTTATTACCCTTTTCTTTTGGTATGTTAACCGTGATGATACCTCTGCCTGCACAAGCAAGGGGATTCCTTGGGTTAATTGATGGTCAACGATCATTAGGTGAAATTATTGATATTGTAAAAAAGCGTGGTGTGCCAGAGGAGAAAATTATTCCAATGTGGAAGGAAACATTTGATTCTTTACAAAGCATTAATCAGGTGTTTGTTCGATCCTCTTAA
- a CDS encoding glycine betaine ABC transporter substrate-binding protein, which produces MKSISIKSLKLGFFDTVLHEATAAAVLRVLEAHDIFDIEFITGEKAALIQELKAGEIDIFTTLWLPDVHNSLINDFPLMKSIGTLYHPTLFFALPVQFQSEISSIDHLKSVDSIHRNVEVPATLYEKVQEIFVAYGLLESGYSLIPVADEAAFKRYQQILQSQEGKIIIGYHPSFLDDDQRLYSLQDPKAMVNSEQRATILIRDRIVSVLGSDLIDELAEMTLGNQVVKLMEHAVRVNGMDAHEAAEEWQRGKLVVRA; this is translated from the coding sequence ATGAAGAGCATAAGTATAAAAAGTTTGAAATTAGGTTTTTTTGATACAGTACTGCACGAGGCAACAGCTGCCGCAGTTTTGCGGGTTTTAGAAGCTCATGATATTTTTGATATTGAGTTTATCACAGGTGAAAAGGCAGCTTTGATTCAAGAACTGAAAGCTGGGGAAATCGATATTTTTACCACGTTATGGTTGCCAGATGTTCATAACAGCTTAATAAATGATTTTCCTTTAATGAAATCCATCGGTACATTGTATCATCCCACTTTGTTTTTCGCTTTACCTGTTCAATTTCAATCTGAAATAAGCTCTATTGATCATTTAAAATCCGTTGATTCTATTCATCGTAATGTTGAAGTTCCTGCAACCCTATATGAAAAAGTTCAGGAGATTTTTGTTGCTTACGGATTATTAGAGTCTGGCTATAGTTTGATTCCCGTTGCTGATGAAGCGGCTTTTAAACGTTATCAGCAAATTTTGCAGTCTCAAGAGGGCAAGATCATCATTGGATATCACCCTAGTTTTCTAGATGATGATCAAAGGCTTTATTCCTTGCAAGATCCCAAGGCCATGGTCAATAGTGAACAAAGAGCGACTATTTTAATTCGAGATCGAATTGTTTCGGTATTAGGATCAGATTTGATTGACGAACTGGCAGAAATGACACTGGGAAATCAGGTTGTAAAGTTAATGGAACATGCCGTACGTGTTAACGGCATGGATGCACACGAGGCCGCGGAAGAGTGGCAACGTGGTAAATTGGTAGTAAGAGCATAA
- a CDS encoding acyl carrier protein, whose translation MSDIADKVKKIVVEHLGVEEAKVTPEASFIDDLGADSLDTVELVMAFEEAFSVEIPEDAAEKIATVKDAIDYIEKQKQSS comes from the coding sequence ATGAGCGATATCGCCGATAAAGTGAAAAAAATTGTAGTTGAACATCTTGGTGTTGAAGAAGCTAAGGTAACACCAGAAGCATCTTTTATTGATGATCTCGGCGCAGATAGTTTGGATACAGTTGAATTAGTAATGGCTTTTGAGGAAGCATTCAGTGTCGAAATTCCTGAAGATGCTGCTGAAAAAATTGCAACTGTTAAAGATGCAATCGACTATATCGAAAAACAAAAGCAATCTTCTTAA